From the genome of Magnolia sinica isolate HGM2019 chromosome 12, MsV1, whole genome shotgun sequence:
TGTTCTTGGACCCCCTGAGGTATCCATGTTTGTTGTATTTACCATATTCAACCGATTAGATGTATCATTGACATGAGGGGCTGAACCACTATCGTGGGCCTCGCCAGAGTCTGAAGAGAGGCGAATTGTGTAAGTCCCATATTCGTCTGTATTAGAGTCAGAATTCAACTCATTTCTACTTCGTCGGCGACCCGAAAGTGGTGATGAGTAAGCTATGCTCGCAAATGAGCCATGAGTAATGTCATTCCCAAACATGAATGACAAATCATAGTATCTGTCAATATGTTTGCCACACACCTTTTCAGTGAATGGGTTAGACTGCGAAAAAGTGAAATACAATGTTACAAACCGAGTGTAACGAATAAAACTGAACGAAGAAACAAATAAAGATTTTTTGAAAATTACTTACAGCTATGTACCCATCCCAGACTTCGTCTGTCGCcgtcaccattttgttttcacTATCCCATCTAAATCCGGAGGCATTCAACATATCTTGCATGGCCCAAAAGAATCTTTTTAACATCCACGATCGGTTAGAAATATATTTGTTCTCAAGATCAACACCACATCTATCAGAAATTTCTGTTATCGTGGCCTTATAAGCCTCCGGTTTGAATCCCATATCACTTTTCCTCCCGAGGTTTACTTGTTCCACTAGTGCATCAACTAACGCATTGTCCATATGGTCTGTCCATTGAATTCGCCCAGTTTTCCTACCAACTGAACATTTACTTTTACTACCAGTTGTCAGATTTTTCCTACTAGGGCTACCAATAAGCCTAGTTGgtgatgttttgtttttttttgggggagCATGTCTCACATTCCGGGGAACCCGTTTCACATAAACACCATTCTTCCTTGTACGTACTTCTTAAGAAATTCATATTACCTACATATTAATAACAGTTAATGGGAATAGAAATAGTTAATATAATAACTTAATTGCAGTTTAAACGAAACCAAATAAAGTAAAGATTATGACATCTTGAAATATAATAGGATAGCTACTGTTAACCTGGTTTGCAATCAATATTAAATTTAGTGTCATAGAAAATATCCATGCATAATCAAGTACCTAtcagatccaaaaaaaaaaaaaacccagttcAAAATCCGACCAACCAAACACAATTTTTAAAATAAGACAATTTACTATTACAGAAGTAACATAATACATGAAATAGAAGCAAGGCGAAGTCAATGACACTGTCGGGTTCAAGGCAGACTGTCATCTCACAACCTATTTGCGATGTCATCCCACTCTTATCTTGCTTTATCTACCACGCGAGATAACGCCTGATCTTCTTTGGTCGTACTTACGTCCATAGGAGATGGCGATATGTCATCAGCACTGTCTGTAATATCCTCAACTGTTTCTGTAAATCCGTCTTCACTACGTACACGGATGAAGTTGTGTATTACACAACATGCTATAACAATCTCTACTTGAGTTTTAAAATTGAACTGTGGTGCTACACGGAATATAGGGAAACGACGTTTCAAGAGTCCAAAACAACGTTCAATGATATTTCGCAGCTGTGCATGATGATAATTGAATAGTTCTTTcttatttataggctttcatcCAGTATGAAACTCATTCAAATGATATTTGATACCTCGATAAGGTGCCATAAACCCAGGGGAATGCGCATAACCCGTATCAACGATATAGTACTTCCTTATACAAACCAACGATGGGTATTACAAATCTCTACATTTGATGTGCTACTATTATTTTTGTTACGAAATCACATTGGTGTTTTGTTACCATGAGGTATAAGGAAACAATATGGTCGACGAGTTAATGCATCATGCAAAACACGAGTATCAGATGCCGAACCATCTTAACCCGCAAGCacgtatacaaatttcatatcaaaagtaCAGCTGACATTACATTCTGAGACAGATAACTTTTTCGATTTCAAAATGTGGCACTTGCTTCCTTAGGCAAATGTGCAGGTGTATGAGTCTCATTGAGTGCCCCAATACAATCCTACAAAAATGTTGTTATGACTTTTAGGTTGTTATTTACAAATTAGCACATAGTTAATTCCATTCAAATATGTAAATCACTAATTATTTTACCTGAAAATATGATGACCACATAGGATTATCAGATATCTCTTTCGGTGTATGTAAGCCTGAAAACTTCACATATTCAGGATAAAGTCTAATCACAGCATTAAGAACTCTTCAGAAATGATGACTAACGGTCTCACCAGACCTGGAAAAGCGGTGACCAATGACCCAGTTTCTTACATTGTGGCCTATTATATACAGGAATAATATCACTTGTTCCTCTAAACTATATCTCCTTGAATCCGAAAGTAAATTTCAATCTCTTAGTAGAGAGCATATTTTAAAGAACTTATCCCAACCCATCCTTAACTGTGCTAAACAGTCAACATCACTCTTTTTAATGATTCCATTTATGAATCTATTTCTCTCAATATCACTACCTCTAGGCATTGCCTTCATACAATATCGCTGGTAATATTCAACAGCTCCCATAACACACGTAGACGCTGCGATAATGGTTAATGCAGTAGCTATTTCATTTTCATTCCATTCACTACTAGAAGACTGATCTCCGCTGTTTTCCCCAGAATGAGACACCATTTTGTCAAATGGGGGCTTCGCCTATTATTATTCTTAGTTATTTTGTAATATTAATGCATATGACATAACTTGAGTAAATGTACAATGATGAATACAAGtgtactaaaaaagaaaaaagggaacaCAACATACGAGTTCTTAACAGGAAAGGCACATATGAGATATATGTAAATTTGGGGATTAAAAAAATGCAAGCAGTCTTTGCAATTTCGCATGATACAGTGGAAAGAAATGAGTCATTGATTATGGAAATTTTAACAATTGCCGGACAGGAAATTACATATATGAGGAAATAGATGATGGCCTCATACACATGTATTGAATTTAGGCATGATTAGACAGAGTATAGATATAGACCTCTGCTCATTGTTAATCAACTGATTTGTATGACAATCTGCAAGTATGCAAATAGTGGATTTTGCATTAATGGTTGTCAGAAAATTCTGTAAAACAATCTAATTTCAACAAGACATTTGAAAGTAGAATGGAAACAATATTCcgtctaaaattaaaaaatttgctTACAAAATGCTAGAAATTTGATCTTATAGTCTTTCAGACAGATGTATCATATGCGATGAGTATTTATAGCATTATGGACAACATTATCTATAAACAGTAGGTTTCGACTTGCATTTTCTGGGTTACTATATTGAGACATTGTAACATATTGAGGTTGGAGTATTACCTTCTACATTCAACACAGCACTATACGAAACAAACCCTTGAAAAAGACAATAGAACAGTGGTTTTTGGGTGGAAGGAAATGGGTGAGGGAAGCATCTGATATAGGCAGAAACTTGAAAAAGAGTAAGCATCGGTAGATGGATATCATAAATATTCGCACAATGTATGACATGCAGTGGTCATGTCCCACAAGTCATGAGGTGAATCCATCAATAGGATTCAGTTCAGATACGATTTCACCTCATGTAGATCTAGACATGGCAGAAAATCGGATTGAAAAGTTTCACTGGATAGACCCTCTACGCAGGGTATAGGAGAGAGGTGTATACGGAAGTACTCATCTCCTCCTGTAAAAGAGGGTACATGGAGAGAAATGGTATCCATGAATGAGGGGATGGATACGGTCCTTTTAGAACAAGGATCAGCTGTTGTCCCAGAATGTATAGTGGGAAGAGAAACCCATACCTTCTTTCACTTCTGCCCTTAGGGTAAGATATTTTGAGCATAAGAAAAATCATGTTTGTGGAATGATGGCGCTAAGATGAGCACATCCCATCTTCAATGCAGGTAAAGAAGACGAAGTAAACAACTGCGTCTACGTCTAAGATGTCGCCGGAAACCCATCCATTCCTTTTACAAGAGGGTTGAAAATGacggagaagaaga
Proteins encoded in this window:
- the LOC131220428 gene encoding uncharacterized protein LOC131220428; amino-acid sequence: MQDMLNASGFRWDSENKMVTATDEVWDGYIASNPFTEKVCGKHIDRYYDLSFMFGNDITHGSFASIAYSSPLSGRRRSRNELNSDSNTDEYGTYTIRLSSDSGEAHDSGSAPHVNDTSNRLNMVNTTNMDTSGGPRTPILLLPACPVQKGANRVM